One genomic segment of Streptomyces sp. RerS4 includes these proteins:
- a CDS encoding peptidylprolyl isomerase, whose protein sequence is MAEKLYATLKTSHGDIEIELLENFAPKTVRNFVELATGAREWTRPTDGQKTTAPLYDGTVFHRVISGFMIQGGDPLGNGTGGPGYAFADEFHPDLAFNKPYLLAMANAGPGTNGCQFFITVAPTAWLTRKHTIFGEVTSAASRKVVDEIASAPTNPRTERPLDDVIIQSVSIERR, encoded by the coding sequence GTGGCCGAGAAGCTCTACGCCACCCTGAAGACCAGCCACGGCGACATCGAGATCGAGCTGCTGGAGAACTTCGCTCCGAAGACCGTCCGCAACTTCGTGGAGCTGGCCACCGGTGCCCGCGAGTGGACGCGTCCCACGGACGGCCAGAAGACCACCGCTCCGCTCTACGACGGCACCGTCTTCCACCGCGTCATCAGCGGCTTCATGATCCAGGGCGGCGACCCGCTGGGCAACGGTACGGGCGGTCCGGGCTACGCGTTCGCCGACGAGTTCCACCCCGACCTGGCCTTCAACAAGCCGTACCTGCTCGCCATGGCCAACGCCGGCCCGGGTACCAACGGTTGCCAGTTCTTCATCACGGTCGCCCCCACCGCGTGGCTGACCCGCAAGCACACCATCTTCGGCGAGGTCACCTCGGCCGCGAGCCGGAAGGTCGTCGACGAGATCGCCTCCGCGCCGACCAACCCGCGCACCGAGCGGCCGCTGGACGACGTGATCATCCA
- a CDS encoding DUF5324 family protein, whose product MTRKDSVRLAAESARDTVKHAAEVVAPYAENAKDAAAHYAHEANELLAPKISHMACEASRQARTAYDAHLHPRMRTARTHVPPHVDRAATQAVRKTRAAARHAADYTQPRIESALAAATPMAEEAASRSAAAVAALRGQISAKEVRRLVRRHERRARAGRVLKGVALVGLLAGGAFAAWKWWDQQSNPDWLVEPPAATEVSRETEPASFDDELAEKENEALNPQSEENKKH is encoded by the coding sequence GTGACCCGCAAGGACAGCGTGCGCCTGGCCGCCGAGAGCGCCAGGGACACCGTGAAGCACGCGGCGGAAGTGGTGGCGCCGTACGCGGAGAACGCGAAGGACGCCGCCGCGCACTACGCGCACGAGGCGAACGAACTGCTGGCGCCGAAGATCTCGCACATGGCCTGCGAGGCGTCCCGACAGGCGCGTACGGCCTACGACGCACATCTCCATCCCCGCATGAGGACGGCCCGCACGCACGTACCCCCCCATGTGGACCGCGCCGCGACCCAGGCGGTGCGCAAGACGCGCGCGGCGGCCCGGCACGCCGCCGACTACACGCAGCCGCGCATCGAGAGCGCGCTCGCGGCGGCGACCCCGATGGCCGAAGAGGCCGCGTCCCGCTCGGCGGCGGCCGTGGCGGCGCTGCGCGGGCAGATCTCGGCGAAGGAAGTACGGCGCCTCGTACGCCGCCACGAGCGGCGGGCGCGCGCGGGCCGCGTGCTCAAGGGCGTGGCCCTCGTCGGCCTCCTGGCCGGCGGCGCCTTCGCGGCGTGGAAGTGGTGGGACCAGCAGTCGAACCCGGACTGGCTCGTCGAGCCGCCGGCCGCGACCGAAGTGTCGCGCGAAACGGAGCCGGCGAGCTTCGACGACGAGCTGGCGGAGAAGGAGAACGAGGCGCTGAACCCGCAGTCCGAGGAGAACAAGAAGCACTGA
- a CDS encoding LysM peptidoglycan-binding domain-containing protein, which produces MGLFDFLKSEKKKEHEAAEKAKEQVEQQAQAAPAAPGTPGDLGGKYTDAASATKAAGERMAAPSAAPKIARTPTGPAGQPMAGRAPGPAQPTPGSAAHKAVPVPPTTKPAPAAKKRTYTVKAGDSLSMIARQELGNEGRWRELYAMNRGVIGSNPDLLRPGMVLTLPQ; this is translated from the coding sequence ATGGGACTCTTCGATTTTCTGAAGTCCGAGAAGAAGAAGGAACACGAGGCCGCCGAGAAGGCCAAGGAGCAGGTGGAGCAGCAGGCGCAGGCGGCGCCCGCCGCGCCGGGGACGCCCGGTGACCTGGGCGGGAAGTACACCGACGCCGCGTCGGCCACGAAGGCGGCCGGCGAGCGGATGGCCGCGCCGAGCGCCGCGCCCAAGATCGCCCGGACGCCGACCGGGCCGGCGGGGCAGCCGATGGCTGGGCGGGCGCCGGGGCCCGCCCAGCCGACGCCCGGGTCGGCCGCGCACAAGGCCGTGCCGGTACCGCCGACGACCAAGCCGGCGCCGGCCGCGAAGAAGCGTACGTACACGGTCAAGGCCGGCGACTCGCTGTCCATGATCGCCCGTCAGGAGCTGGGCAACGAGGGCCGCTGGCGGGAGCTCTACGCCATGAACCGGGGCGTCATCGGCTCCAACCCGGACCTGCTCCGGCCGGGGATGGTCTTGACCCTGCCCCAGTAG
- a CDS encoding DNA sulfur modification protein DndB yields the protein MDQQTPQYVTELDPGLGDPIRILRLSPTRLMTTMPWGQLSRVVPDPRRAEQPQAMKYLSTAEREQAEARNEVQRTIKSTKKAQNAKDYAKYLAAVIRDERGERWATPPFALWIQRPLETVQARSVFGPDTIAYLPFDASGVLMDAETQHLAHFLLRDDPAAYGLTAQQINARPVGVEIYHGIDLVAARQIFHDRNLLGVIPNKTVALSSDSSNVATSITLDLLKSVQVPAPAGTGELVPLGDVVSVRQRQLKAADTEWMTLSTLRSFVITAIFGRAGFEKTSGSISELPEACTREAATKEIQDVLGRILSAFASAFIDRHNTVIASPAVFAALGAVAHRAMSWSKAEADALTPDEYMRLLADVKWQKEPRYWEGTAGKETATGTFSLAGGVKDNGSKTAAALGDPSSERFQWVRHGRSIF from the coding sequence GTGGACCAGCAGACGCCGCAGTACGTGACCGAACTGGATCCGGGTCTCGGAGACCCGATCCGCATCCTCCGGCTCAGCCCGACCCGCCTGATGACGACGATGCCGTGGGGCCAGCTGTCCCGCGTCGTGCCCGATCCCCGCAGGGCCGAGCAGCCCCAGGCCATGAAGTACCTCTCGACGGCAGAGCGGGAGCAGGCGGAGGCGCGGAACGAGGTCCAGCGCACCATCAAGTCCACGAAGAAGGCGCAGAACGCGAAGGACTACGCCAAGTACCTGGCCGCCGTCATCCGCGACGAGCGGGGCGAACGCTGGGCGACGCCGCCCTTCGCGCTCTGGATCCAGCGCCCCCTGGAGACCGTTCAGGCCCGGAGTGTCTTCGGGCCCGACACCATCGCCTACCTGCCGTTCGACGCCAGTGGTGTGCTGATGGACGCGGAGACCCAGCACCTCGCCCACTTCCTCCTGCGGGACGATCCGGCCGCTTACGGCCTGACGGCCCAGCAGATCAACGCCCGACCCGTCGGGGTCGAGATCTACCACGGCATCGATCTCGTAGCCGCGCGGCAGATCTTCCACGACCGCAACCTGCTCGGTGTCATCCCGAACAAGACCGTTGCCCTCAGCTCGGATTCCTCGAACGTGGCGACCAGCATCACACTGGACCTGCTCAAGAGCGTCCAGGTGCCCGCCCCGGCCGGAACGGGCGAGCTGGTACCGCTGGGCGACGTGGTGTCCGTACGGCAGCGACAGTTGAAGGCCGCCGACACCGAGTGGATGACCCTGTCGACCCTCCGGTCCTTCGTCATCACGGCGATCTTCGGCAGGGCCGGCTTCGAGAAGACGAGCGGCTCCATCTCCGAACTGCCCGAAGCCTGCACCCGCGAGGCGGCCACGAAGGAGATCCAGGACGTATTGGGCCGCATCCTCTCGGCCTTCGCCTCCGCCTTCATCGACCGTCACAACACGGTGATCGCCTCCCCTGCGGTCTTCGCCGCACTCGGCGCCGTCGCCCATCGCGCCATGTCCTGGAGCAAGGCCGAGGCCGACGCGCTGACACCGGACGAGTACATGAGGCTGCTGGCGGATGTGAAGTGGCAGAAGGAGCCCCGTTACTGGGAGGGCACCGCCGGCAAGGAGACCGCGACGGGCACCTTCTCCCTCGCCGGTGGCGTCAAGGACAACGGCAGCAAGACGGCAGCCGCCCTGGGAGACCCCAGTTCGGAACGCTTCCAGTGGGTCCGCCACGGCCGCAGCATCTTCTGA
- a CDS encoding DNA-binding protein, whose amino-acid sequence MDAVQQEATARARELQRSWYGEPLGALFRRLIDDLGLNQARLAAVLGLSAPMLSQLMSGQRAKIGNPAVVQRVQALQDLAGQVAAGSVSAAEATDRMDEIKHTQGGSVLSNSGQSGAGSGAPTVKRVVREIQSLLRSVAAAGDIIDAADTLAPTHPELAEFLRVYGAGRTAEAVAHYEAHQN is encoded by the coding sequence GTGGACGCAGTACAGCAGGAGGCCACGGCCAGAGCCCGTGAGCTTCAGCGCAGTTGGTACGGGGAGCCGCTGGGCGCGCTGTTCCGACGGCTCATAGATGACCTCGGGCTGAACCAGGCCCGCCTCGCTGCCGTCCTCGGGCTCTCGGCGCCGATGCTGTCCCAGCTGATGAGCGGCCAGCGCGCCAAGATCGGCAACCCGGCCGTGGTGCAGCGGGTGCAGGCCCTCCAGGACCTCGCCGGACAGGTCGCGGCGGGCAGCGTCAGCGCCGCCGAGGCCACCGACCGGATGGACGAGATCAAGCACACGCAGGGAGGCTCCGTCCTCAGCAACAGCGGCCAGAGCGGCGCCGGTTCCGGCGCCCCCACGGTCAAGCGGGTCGTCCGCGAGATCCAGTCGCTGCTGCGCTCCGTCGCCGCGGCCGGGGACATCATCGACGCGGCGGACACCCTCGCCCCCACCCACCCGGAACTGGCAGAGTTCCTCCGGGTGTACGGTGCGGGCCGCACCGCCGAGGCGGTGGCCCACTACGAGGCCCACCAGAACTGA
- a CDS encoding serine/threonine-protein kinase — MGEVFAGRYELIDPIGRGGAGAVWRAWDHRRRRYVAAKVLLQSDAHTLLRFVREQALRIDHPHVLAPASWAADDDKVLFTMDLVAGGSLAHVIGDYGPLPPRFVCVLLDQLLSGLSAVHAEGVVHRDIKPANILMEATGTGRPHLRLSDFGISMRKGEPRLTETDYVVGTPGYFAPEQLRGAEPDFPADLYAVGLVALYLLHGRKPDSEALVEQFRTHGTPVAPEGVPAPLWDVVANLLRPDPQSRFRTATGARKALAEAAELLAPPAPDEDPVEVFDQLGPLPAGFGPEGPLAATAPAASPNPTPPTTPTTPAGYGPPPAYGSSETGSFHLPPPAPTTAVTPPTATAPARRVAPPPPKVTVGILTAAVLCFAVGTWAMTQL, encoded by the coding sequence ATGGGTGAGGTCTTCGCCGGCCGGTACGAGCTGATCGATCCGATCGGACGGGGTGGCGCGGGCGCCGTGTGGCGGGCCTGGGACCACCGCCGTCGCCGTTACGTCGCCGCGAAGGTCCTCCTGCAGAGCGACGCCCACACCCTGCTCCGGTTCGTGCGCGAGCAGGCGCTGCGCATCGACCATCCGCACGTGCTGGCCCCGGCCAGCTGGGCGGCGGACGACGACAAGGTCCTCTTCACCATGGACCTCGTCGCCGGCGGCTCCCTCGCCCATGTGATCGGGGACTACGGCCCGTTGCCGCCCCGCTTCGTGTGCGTCCTGCTCGACCAGCTCCTGTCGGGGCTCTCGGCGGTGCACGCGGAGGGCGTCGTCCACCGCGACATCAAACCGGCCAACATCCTGATGGAGGCCACGGGAACCGGGCGGCCGCACCTGCGGCTGTCCGACTTCGGCATCTCGATGCGCAAGGGGGAGCCCCGGCTGACCGAGACCGACTACGTCGTCGGTACGCCGGGTTACTTCGCCCCCGAGCAACTGCGGGGCGCCGAGCCGGACTTCCCCGCCGATCTGTACGCCGTCGGCTTGGTCGCCCTGTACCTGTTGCACGGGCGCAAGCCCGACTCCGAGGCCCTGGTGGAGCAGTTCCGGACGCACGGCACGCCCGTGGCCCCCGAGGGCGTCCCCGCGCCGCTGTGGGACGTCGTGGCGAACCTCCTGCGGCCCGACCCCCAGAGCCGGTTCAGGACCGCCACGGGGGCGCGCAAGGCCCTCGCGGAGGCGGCCGAGCTGCTGGCGCCTCCCGCACCCGACGAGGACCCCGTCGAGGTGTTCGACCAACTCGGGCCGCTCCCCGCCGGCTTCGGCCCGGAAGGCCCCCTCGCGGCGACCGCCCCGGCCGCGAGCCCGAACCCGACCCCGCCGACCACCCCGACCACCCCGGCCGGCTACGGCCCGCCGCCCGCGTACGGCTCCTCCGAGACGGGCAGCTTCCACCTGCCGCCCCCGGCCCCCACGACGGCGGTCACGCCCCCGACGGCGACGGCGCCCGCCCGCCGCGTCGCCCCGCCCCCGCCGAAGGTCACCGTCGGCATCCTCACCGCCGCCGTGCTCTGCTTCGCGGTCGGCACCTGGGCCATGACGCAGCTCTGA
- a CDS encoding DLW-39 family protein gives MKKLLLVALAAIGGLLVYRQIQADRAEQDLWTEATDSVPSGSGV, from the coding sequence GTGAAGAAGCTGCTCCTGGTCGCACTGGCCGCCATCGGCGGGCTCCTCGTGTACCGCCAGATCCAGGCGGATCGCGCCGAGCAGGACCTGTGGACGGAGGCAACCGACTCCGTGCCCTCTGGTTCCGGTGTGTGA
- a CDS encoding DUF3566 domain-containing protein has product MSGATGAGPAETGANGARGPAADSQGGTVTDSRGPKPKSKQQAPAEAQAAAPSQSQATAQSKKPAAPAAGAAGTGPGAGQDRPAQPYQPPQAYVAPKGPGAQRKGGTGIRTTPRTRKARLRVAKADPWSVMKVSFLLSIALGLCTVVAAAVLWMVMDAMGIFSTVGGTISEATGSNESNGFDLQSFLSLPRVLVFTSVIAVIDVVLMTALATLGSFIYNLSAGFVGGVELTLAEDE; this is encoded by the coding sequence GTGAGTGGAGCCACGGGCGCCGGACCGGCCGAGACTGGAGCGAACGGTGCCCGTGGCCCCGCCGCGGACTCCCAGGGGGGAACCGTGACGGACAGCCGAGGACCGAAGCCGAAGTCGAAGCAGCAGGCACCGGCGGAGGCCCAGGCAGCCGCGCCGTCGCAGTCGCAGGCGACGGCGCAGTCGAAGAAGCCGGCGGCCCCGGCCGCCGGCGCCGCCGGCACCGGCCCTGGCGCCGGCCAGGACCGGCCCGCACAGCCCTACCAGCCCCCGCAGGCCTACGTGGCCCCCAAGGGGCCGGGTGCGCAGCGCAAGGGCGGTACGGGCATCCGTACGACCCCCAGGACGCGCAAGGCGCGGCTGCGGGTGGCCAAGGCCGACCCGTGGTCGGTCATGAAGGTCAGCTTCCTGCTGTCGATCGCGCTGGGCCTGTGCACCGTCGTCGCGGCGGCGGTGCTGTGGATGGTCATGGACGCCATGGGCATCTTCTCGACGGTCGGCGGCACGATCAGTGAGGCGACCGGCTCGAACGAGAGCAACGGCTTCGACCTCCAGTCGTTCCTGTCGCTGCCGCGCGTCCTGGTCTTCACGTCGGTGATCGCGGTCATCGACGTGGTGTTGATGACCGCGCTCGCGACGCTGGGCTCGTTCATCTACAACCTGTCGGCGGGATTCGTGGGCGGTGTCGAGCTCACGCTCGCCGAGGACGAGTGA
- the gyrA gene encoding DNA gyrase subunit A, with protein sequence MADETTPTAENPAEEQPVLRIEPVGLETEMQRSYLDYAMSVIVSRALPDVRDGLKPVHRRVLYAMYDGGYRPEKGFYKCARVVGDVMGTYHPHGDSSIYDALVRLAQPWSMRMPLVDSNGNFGSPGNDPAAAMRYTECKLMPLAMEMLRDIDEETVDFTDNYDGRNQEPTVLPARFPNLLINGSAGIAVGMATNIPPHNLREVAAGAQWALEHPEASHEELLDALLERIKGPDFPTGALVVGRKGIEEAYRTGRGSITMRAVVEVEEIQNRQCLVVTELPYQTNPDNLAQKIADLVKDGKIGGIADVRDETSSRTGQRLVIVLKRDAVAKVVLNNLYKHTDLQTNFGANMLALVDGVPRTLSIDAFIRHWVQHQIEVIVRRTRFRLRKAEERAHILRGLLKALDAIDEVIALIRRSNTVEIAREGLMGLLEIDEIQANAILEMQLRRLAALERQKIVAEHDELQAKINEYNAILASPEKQRSIVSEELAALVEKYGDDRRSKLVPFDGDMSMEDLIAEEDIVVTITHGGYVKRTKTEDYRSQKRGGKGVRGTKLKQDDLVDHFFVSTTHHWLLFFTNKGRVYRSKAYELPDAGRDARGQHVANLLAFQPDEKIAQILAIRDYDAAPYLILATKGGLVKKTALKDYDSPRSGGVIAINLRETEAGGDDELIGAELVSAEDDLLLISKKAQSIRFTATDDALRPMGRATSGVKGMSFREGDELLSMSVVRPGTFVFTATDGGYAKRTPVDEYRVQGRGGLGIKAAKIVEDRGSLVGALVVDETDEILAITLSGGVIRTRVNEVRETGRDTMGVQLINLGKRDAVVGIARNAEAGQEADEADEIESGIEAGAAEGQAAEAAEGTEPSAGEHEE encoded by the coding sequence ATGGCCGACGAAACCACCCCCACCGCTGAGAATCCCGCGGAGGAGCAGCCCGTGCTGCGCATCGAGCCCGTCGGGCTCGAAACGGAGATGCAGCGCTCCTACCTCGACTACGCGATGTCCGTCATCGTCTCCCGCGCGCTGCCCGACGTACGGGACGGCCTCAAGCCCGTCCACCGTCGTGTGCTGTACGCGATGTACGACGGCGGCTACCGGCCCGAGAAGGGCTTCTACAAGTGCGCCCGCGTCGTCGGCGACGTCATGGGTACGTACCACCCGCACGGCGACTCCTCGATCTACGACGCCCTGGTCCGCCTGGCCCAGCCGTGGTCGATGCGCATGCCGCTGGTGGACTCGAACGGCAACTTCGGCTCCCCGGGCAACGACCCGGCGGCCGCGATGCGCTACACCGAGTGCAAGCTGATGCCGCTGGCCATGGAGATGCTCCGGGACATCGACGAGGAGACCGTCGACTTCACGGACAACTACGACGGCCGCAACCAGGAGCCGACGGTCCTGCCGGCGCGCTTCCCGAACCTGCTGATCAACGGCTCCGCCGGCATCGCGGTCGGCATGGCCACCAACATCCCGCCGCACAACCTGCGCGAGGTCGCGGCCGGCGCCCAGTGGGCGCTGGAGCACCCGGAGGCCTCGCACGAGGAGCTGCTGGACGCGCTGCTGGAGCGCATCAAGGGCCCGGACTTCCCGACCGGCGCCCTCGTCGTGGGCCGCAAGGGCATCGAGGAGGCGTACCGCACCGGTCGCGGCTCCATCACGATGCGCGCCGTGGTCGAGGTCGAGGAGATCCAGAACCGCCAGTGCCTGGTGGTCACGGAGCTCCCGTACCAGACTAACCCGGACAACCTCGCGCAGAAGATCGCCGACCTGGTCAAGGACGGCAAGATCGGCGGCATCGCCGACGTGCGGGACGAGACCTCGTCGCGCACGGGTCAGCGTCTGGTGATCGTGCTGAAGCGCGACGCGGTCGCGAAGGTCGTGCTGAACAACCTGTACAAGCACACCGACCTCCAGACGAACTTCGGCGCGAACATGCTGGCGCTGGTGGACGGGGTGCCGCGCACCCTGTCGATCGACGCGTTCATCCGCCACTGGGTGCAGCACCAGATCGAGGTCATCGTCCGGCGTACGCGCTTCCGGCTGCGCAAGGCCGAGGAGCGCGCGCACATCCTGCGCGGCCTCCTCAAGGCCCTGGACGCCATCGACGAGGTCATCGCCCTCATCCGGCGCAGCAACACCGTCGAGATCGCGCGCGAGGGCCTCATGGGCCTCCTGGAGATCGACGAGATCCAGGCGAACGCGATCCTGGAGATGCAGCTGCGCCGCCTGGCGGCCCTGGAGCGGCAGAAGATCGTCGCCGAGCACGACGAGCTCCAGGCCAAGATCAACGAGTACAACGCGATCCTGGCCTCTCCGGAGAAGCAGCGCTCGATCGTCAGCGAGGAACTGGCCGCGCTCGTCGAGAAGTACGGCGACGACCGGCGTTCCAAGCTGGTGCCCTTCGACGGCGACATGTCCATGGAGGACCTGATCGCCGAAGAGGACATCGTCGTCACGATCACGCACGGCGGCTACGTCAAGCGCACCAAGACCGAGGACTACCGCTCGCAGAAGCGCGGCGGCAAGGGCGTGCGCGGCACGAAGCTGAAGCAGGACGACCTCGTCGACCACTTCTTCGTGTCCACGACGCACCACTGGCTGCTGTTCTTCACGAACAAGGGCCGCGTCTACCGCTCCAAGGCCTACGAGCTGCCGGACGCGGGTCGGGACGCGCGCGGGCAGCACGTGGCGAACCTGCTGGCCTTCCAGCCGGACGAGAAGATCGCCCAGATCCTCGCGATCCGCGACTACGACGCGGCGCCCTACCTGATCCTGGCCACCAAGGGCGGCCTGGTGAAGAAGACGGCGCTCAAGGACTACGACTCGCCCCGTTCGGGTGGTGTCATCGCGATCAACCTCCGGGAGACGGAGGCCGGCGGCGACGACGAGCTGATCGGCGCCGAGCTGGTGTCCGCCGAGGACGACCTGCTGCTGATCAGCAAGAAGGCGCAGTCGATCCGCTTCACGGCGACCGACGACGCGCTGCGCCCGATGGGCCGTGCCACTTCGGGTGTGAAGGGGATGAGTTTCCGCGAAGGCGACGAACTTCTCTCGATGAGCGTCGTTCGGCCGGGTACCTTCGTCTTCACCGCGACGGACGGTGGTTACGCCAAGCGGACGCCCGTGGACGAGTACCGCGTCCAGGGCCGTGGTGGTCTGGGCATCAAGGCGGCCAAGATCGTGGAGGACCGCGGGTCGCTCGTCGGCGCGCTGGTGGTCGACGAGACGGACGAGATCCTCGCCATCACGCTCAGCGGTGGTGTGATCCGTACGCGCGTCAACGAAGTCAGGGAGACCGGCCGTGACACCATGGGCGTCCAGCTGATCAACCTGGGCAAGCGCGATGCCGTGGTAGGCATCGCTCGTAACGCCGAGGCCGGTCAGGAAGCTGACGAGGCCGACGAGATCGAGTCAGGGATCGAGGCCGGGGCAGCCGAGGGACAGGCCGCCGAGGCCGCCGAGGGCACAGAGCCTTCGGCAGGGGAGCACGAGGAGTAA
- the gyrB gene encoding DNA topoisomerase (ATP-hydrolyzing) subunit B — MCQKGRFVADSGDSNEKNYDASAIQVLEGLDAVRKRPGMYIGSTGERGLHHLVQEVVDNSVDEAMAGHADTIDVTILADGGVRVVDNGRGIPVGIVPSEGKPAVEVVLTVLHAGGKFGGGGYAVSGGLHGVGVSVVNALSTKVAVEVKTDGHRWTQDYKLGVPTAPLAKNEETDEHGTSVTFWADPDIFETTDYSFETLSRRFQEMAFLNKGLTLTLTDERESAKATVGADDPDAEAAEPVARTVKYHYEGGIVDFVKYLNSRKGELIHPTVIDVEAEDKERMLSVEIAMQWNSQYTEGVYSFANTIHTHEGGTHEEGFRAALTGLVNRYARDKKLLREKDDNLAGEDIREGLTAIISVKLGEPQFEGQTKTKLGNTEAKTFVQKVVHEHLNDWFDRNPNEAADIVRKSIQAATARVAARKARDLTRRKGLLESASLPGKLSDCQSNDPTKCEIFIVEGDSAGGSAKSGRNPMYQAILPIRGKILNVEKARIDKILQNTEVQALISAFGTGVHEDFDIEKLRYHKIILMADADVDGQHINTLLLTFLFRFMRPLVEAGHVYLSRPPLYKIKWGRDDFEYAYSDRERDALVELGKQNGKRIKEDSIQRFKGLGEMNAEELRVTTMDQDHRVLGQVTLDDAAQADDLFSVLMGEDVEARRSFIQRNAKDVRFLDI; from the coding sequence CTGTGCCAGAAAGGGCGCTTCGTGGCCGATTCCGGCGACTCCAACGAGAAGAATTACGACGCCAGTGCCATCCAGGTCCTCGAAGGCCTGGATGCGGTTCGCAAGCGGCCGGGTATGTACATCGGCTCGACCGGTGAGCGCGGCCTGCACCACCTCGTGCAGGAGGTCGTGGACAACTCCGTCGACGAGGCCATGGCCGGGCACGCGGACACGATCGACGTCACGATCCTGGCCGACGGCGGCGTGCGCGTGGTCGACAACGGCCGAGGCATCCCGGTCGGCATCGTGCCGTCCGAGGGCAAGCCGGCGGTCGAGGTCGTCCTGACGGTCCTGCACGCGGGCGGCAAGTTCGGCGGCGGCGGCTACGCCGTCTCCGGTGGTCTGCACGGCGTCGGCGTCTCCGTCGTGAACGCCCTTTCGACCAAGGTCGCGGTCGAGGTCAAGACGGACGGCCACCGCTGGACCCAGGACTACAAGCTGGGCGTGCCGACGGCTCCGCTGGCCAAGAACGAGGAGACCGACGAGCACGGCACGTCGGTGACGTTCTGGGCCGACCCGGACATCTTCGAGACGACCGACTACTCCTTCGAGACGCTGTCGCGGCGCTTCCAGGAGATGGCCTTCCTCAACAAGGGCCTGACCCTGACGCTGACCGACGAGCGCGAGTCGGCGAAGGCCACGGTCGGCGCGGACGACCCGGACGCCGAGGCGGCCGAGCCCGTGGCGCGCACGGTGAAGTACCACTACGAGGGCGGCATCGTCGACTTCGTGAAGTACCTCAACTCGCGCAAGGGCGAGCTGATCCACCCGACCGTCATCGACGTCGAGGCCGAGGACAAGGAGCGCATGCTCTCGGTCGAGATCGCGATGCAGTGGAACTCGCAGTACACGGAGGGTGTCTACTCCTTCGCGAACACGATCCACACGCACGAGGGCGGCACGCACGAGGAGGGCTTCCGCGCGGCGCTGACCGGTCTGGTGAACCGCTACGCGCGCGACAAGAAGCTGCTCCGCGAGAAGGACGACAACCTCGCCGGCGAGGACATCCGCGAGGGTCTGACGGCGATCATCTCGGTCAAGCTGGGCGAGCCCCAGTTCGAGGGCCAGACGAAGACGAAGCTGGGCAACACGGAGGCGAAGACCTTCGTGCAGAAGGTCGTCCACGAGCACCTCAACGACTGGTTCGACCGCAACCCCAACGAGGCCGCGGACATCGTCCGCAAGTCGATCCAGGCGGCCACGGCCCGCGTCGCGGCCCGCAAGGCCCGTGACCTGACGCGCCGCAAGGGTCTGCTGGAGAGCGCCTCGCTGCCGGGCAAGCTGTCCGACTGCCAGTCGAACGACCCGACCAAGTGCGAGATCTTCATCGTCGAGGGTGACTCCGCCGGCGGCTCGGCGAAGTCCGGCCGCAACCCGATGTACCAGGCCATCCTGCCCATCCGCGGCAAGATCCTGAACGTCGAGAAGGCGCGCATCGACAAGATCCTCCAGAACACCGAGGTCCAGGCGCTCATCAGCGCCTTCGGCACGGGCGTGCACGAGGACTTCGACATCGAGAAGCTCCGCTATCACAAGATCATCCTGATGGCGGACGCCGACGTCGACGGTCAGCACATCAACACGCTGCTGCTGACCTTCCTCTTCCGCTTCATGCGTCCGCTGGTCGAGGCCGGCCACGTGTACCTGTCCCGCCCCCCGCTCTACAAGATCAAGTGGGGTCGCGACGACTTCGAGTACGCGTACTCGGACCGCGAGCGCGACGCCCTGGTCGAGCTGGGCAAGCAGAACGGCAAGCGGATCAAGGAAGACTCGATCCAGCGCTTCAAGGGTCTGGGCGAGATGAACGCCGAGGAGCTGCGCGTCACCACGATGGACCAGGACCACCGTGTGCTCGGCCAGGTCACCCTCGACGACGCGGCGCAGGCCGACGACCTGTTCTCGGTGCTGATGGGTGAGGACGTCGAGGCTCGACGCTCCTTCATCCAGCGCAACGCCAAGGACGTCCGCTTCCTCGACATCTGA
- a CDS encoding DciA family protein, whose translation MNDGEANEERRRAPEPSGVDLARQALAAAREQARARGNAAGGGKRSRQPGLRSGARADGRDPMPLMAALDRLRTERGWEMPIAVAGVMERWPEIVGPEIAAHCVPEKYEERELLVRCDSSAWAAQLKLLAPQLVARLNAELGQGTVRLIKVQGPGGRPKRYGPWRAPGSTGPGDTYG comes from the coding sequence GTGAACGACGGCGAGGCGAACGAGGAGCGGCGCAGGGCCCCGGAGCCCTCCGGGGTGGATCTGGCGCGGCAGGCGCTGGCCGCCGCGCGGGAGCAGGCGCGGGCGCGCGGGAACGCGGCGGGCGGCGGGAAGCGGAGCCGGCAGCCGGGTCTGCGCTCGGGCGCGCGGGCGGACGGCCGCGATCCGATGCCGCTGATGGCGGCGCTGGACCGGCTGCGCACCGAGCGGGGCTGGGAGATGCCGATCGCGGTGGCCGGGGTGATGGAGCGCTGGCCGGAGATCGTCGGCCCGGAGATCGCCGCGCACTGCGTGCCGGAGAAGTACGAGGAGCGGGAGCTCCTGGTGCGGTGCGATTCCTCGGCGTGGGCGGCGCAGCTGAAGCTGCTGGCGCCGCAGCTGGTGGCCCGGCTGAACGCGGAGCTGGGACAGGGCACGGTCCGGCTGATCAAGGTGCAGGGGCCGGGGGGCCGGCCGAAGCGGTACGGGCCGTGGCGCGCGCCGGGCAGCACGGGCCCGGGGGACACGTACGGCTGA